Proteins from one uncultured Cohaesibacter sp. genomic window:
- a CDS encoding NADH:ubiquinone reductase (Na(+)-transporting) subunit B, which translates to MGLRNFFDSIEPHFHKGGKLERYFALYEMVESFIYTPKMVTRAAPHARDDIDLKRVMSYVVIATFPCVLMALYNTGYQTNSAIASMGLTEVAGWRAWIINLLGIGFDPNSIFANLVHGLLYFLPIYIFTLAAGGIVEVIFAIVRGHEINEGFFVTSMLYALIVPASTPLWMVSLGIIFGVLMGKEVFGGTGKNFLNPALVGRAFLYFAYPAAMSGDAIWTPVDGFTGATALGATALHGTQALADMGLSWWDAFFGIMQGSMGETSALACLIGGIVLVYTRIANWRLIAGCVAGTVGFSLVLNLIGSDTNPMFGMPFWWHMVLGGWAFGLVFMVTEPVSAAQTNAGRFWYGVLIGFMVIMIRVVNPAFPEGMMLAILFGNIFAPLIDYFVVRANIKRRAARNA; encoded by the coding sequence TTGGGTCTGCGCAATTTCTTCGACAGCATCGAGCCGCATTTCCATAAAGGCGGCAAGCTGGAACGGTATTTCGCCCTTTACGAAATGGTGGAATCCTTCATCTACACGCCAAAGATGGTCACACGCGCCGCGCCTCATGCGCGCGACGATATCGACCTGAAGCGTGTTATGTCCTATGTGGTTATCGCCACATTCCCCTGTGTTCTGATGGCTCTTTATAATACGGGCTATCAAACCAACTCAGCCATCGCCAGCATGGGGCTGACCGAGGTCGCCGGCTGGCGCGCCTGGATCATCAACCTTCTGGGCATTGGCTTCGATCCGAACAGCATCTTCGCCAACCTGGTGCATGGGCTACTCTACTTCCTGCCGATCTACATTTTTACGCTTGCCGCAGGTGGCATCGTGGAAGTGATCTTCGCCATCGTGCGTGGTCATGAGATCAACGAAGGCTTCTTCGTGACCTCCATGCTCTACGCTCTGATCGTTCCTGCCTCTACCCCACTCTGGATGGTCTCTCTGGGCATCATCTTCGGTGTACTGATGGGTAAGGAAGTGTTCGGCGGCACTGGCAAGAACTTCCTTAACCCGGCTCTGGTCGGTCGTGCCTTCCTCTATTTCGCCTATCCGGCTGCCATGTCAGGTGATGCGATCTGGACCCCGGTCGACGGCTTCACCGGTGCTACGGCTCTGGGTGCAACCGCACTGCATGGCACGCAGGCTCTGGCCGATATGGGCCTGTCCTGGTGGGATGCCTTCTTCGGCATCATGCAGGGTTCCATGGGTGAAACCTCTGCTCTGGCCTGCCTGATCGGCGGCATTGTGCTGGTCTACACCCGCATCGCAAACTGGCGTCTGATCGCTGGCTGTGTTGCCGGTACCGTCGGCTTCTCGCTGGTGCTCAATCTGATTGGTTCTGACACCAACCCGATGTTCGGTATGCCATTCTGGTGGCACATGGTTCTTGGTGGTTGGGCATTCGGTCTGGTCTTCATGGTCACCGAGCCCGTGTCTGCTGCTCAAACCAACGCCGGTCGCTTCTGGTACGGTGTTCTGATCGGCTTCATGGTCATCATGATCCGCGTCGTCAACCCGGCTTTCCCGGAAGGCATGATGCTCGCGATCCTGTTCGGCAATATCTTTGCGCCGCTCATCGACTATTTCGTTGTGCGCGCCAACATCAAGCGGAGGGCTGCTCGCAATGCCTGA
- a CDS encoding MATE family efflux transporter, with the protein MSANPSPKSALLDRETPSILKLAGFLSLSGLFSTSAILIDANMVGPIGDESLAGLGLCAGLYGVFMALLFGLGSGAQILLTRAFGAGDMHLYYKRLLRMMALGLGHSIILVLLFRFNINFLVDWLATTSGIGFAAKRYLALMVYALPLSFAAYLLTISFDVRRQAPRELRGFAIELPLNVILNALLIYGWFGAPELGIKGAAIATLVSQSARLIYLVVLTVRDMRVALRDKSAAETSGGTDYDRETLLPRSVLIPVMLNVAALIVGAQAYQLLFAQQPYLTFAALALMTPWLSVANVLGRAVAMSATLTCADLEPGSPELRKAIRSILTALRLLAPRLALLFVGVTLLADALSWHISDWVRINFLLLIPYGGLLVLVRTASVTIGAILRATDRPKWVFWVQVGLQWGFGVPLLLICTHVFELSLYIVYGILILEETLRLGIMALRLKRRAFAEGLGADSDYPQVSAE; encoded by the coding sequence GTGTCAGCCAATCCTTCGCCCAAGTCTGCCTTGCTCGATCGCGAAACGCCGTCCATTCTCAAGTTGGCGGGTTTTCTGTCCTTGTCCGGGCTATTTTCCACCTCAGCGATTCTGATTGACGCCAACATGGTGGGGCCGATTGGCGATGAATCATTGGCAGGCCTTGGCCTGTGTGCTGGCCTTTATGGCGTCTTCATGGCGCTGTTGTTCGGACTGGGGTCGGGCGCACAGATTCTTTTGACGCGAGCTTTTGGCGCGGGGGATATGCACCTCTATTACAAGAGGCTCCTGCGCATGATGGCGCTAGGGCTCGGCCACAGCATTATTCTGGTCCTGCTCTTTCGCTTCAACATCAACTTTCTTGTTGATTGGCTGGCTACGACGTCCGGCATCGGCTTTGCCGCCAAGCGCTATCTGGCGCTCATGGTTTATGCCCTGCCCCTCAGCTTTGCGGCCTATCTCTTGACCATCAGTTTCGATGTGAGGCGACAGGCACCGCGAGAATTGCGAGGATTTGCCATCGAGTTGCCGCTCAATGTCATTCTCAATGCCTTGTTGATCTATGGATGGTTTGGCGCCCCAGAACTGGGAATCAAGGGAGCAGCAATCGCAACCCTCGTCAGTCAAAGCGCGCGACTCATCTATCTTGTTGTGCTGACGGTACGCGACATGCGCGTGGCACTGCGGGACAAAAGCGCCGCAGAAACGTCAGGAGGCACCGACTATGATCGCGAGACGCTGTTGCCGCGTTCGGTTTTGATACCGGTCATGCTGAATGTGGCCGCGCTCATTGTGGGGGCCCAGGCCTATCAGTTGCTGTTTGCCCAGCAACCCTATTTGACCTTTGCTGCTCTGGCGCTTATGACCCCATGGCTCTCGGTTGCCAATGTGCTCGGGCGAGCGGTTGCCATGTCGGCTACTCTCACCTGCGCGGATCTGGAGCCCGGCAGCCCGGAATTGCGCAAGGCGATCCGCTCGATCCTGACAGCCCTGCGCTTGCTGGCACCACGCCTTGCGCTGCTGTTTGTTGGCGTAACGCTGCTTGCAGACGCGCTGTCATGGCACATTTCCGACTGGGTTCGAATCAATTTCCTGTTGTTGATCCCCTATGGCGGCCTGCTGGTTCTGGTGCGCACGGCATCAGTCACCATCGGCGCCATATTGCGTGCGACAGACCGGCCCAAATGGGTGTTCTGGGTACAGGTCGGGCTACAGTGGGGCTTCGGGGTGCCGCTCTTGCTCATCTGCACCCATGTCTTTGAGCTGTCTCTCTATATCGTCTATGGCATTCTCATTCTGGAAGAAACGTTGCGGCTCGGCATCATGGCGCTGAGGCTTAAAAGGCGTGCCTTTGCCGAGGGCCTCGGCGCAGATAGCGACTACCCTCAGGTCAGCGCCGAATAA
- a CDS encoding FAD:protein FMN transferase — protein MRLFLRLIPVVIGLFALAGCDLFSEQTDEYLLRGNTMGTSYTIKALHARGKVDEEALYYDIKATLDAANEAMSNWKDESEISIFNTSSSTDWLSTSDSFHEVLLEAQTIHELSGGRFDITVSPLVDLWGFGPEDNDNPPTDAQIRAAMADVGQSTLLDVKSDPPMVRKNKPGVTITLGAIAKGYSADLIGRTLAKHGIKNYLVEIGGDLMVHGLNSMGEPWQIGIEKPDEAGRSVQLVLPVSDMGIATSGDYRNFYFNDEGQRMSHIIDPLTGRPVTHNLASVTVLAPDGMRADGMATALLVLGEKDGRALADKLDIPAYFIRREESGFVTSSSKAFDALMAAKK, from the coding sequence TTGCGCTTGTTTCTCCGGCTCATCCCCGTTGTTATTGGTCTATTCGCTCTTGCCGGATGTGATCTTTTTTCCGAACAAACTGACGAATATCTGCTTCGTGGCAACACGATGGGCACCAGTTACACCATCAAAGCGCTGCATGCGCGCGGAAAAGTGGACGAAGAGGCCCTTTATTATGACATAAAGGCAACACTGGACGCCGCCAACGAGGCAATGTCGAACTGGAAAGACGAGTCGGAAATCTCCATCTTTAACACCAGTTCTTCGACTGACTGGCTAAGTACTTCTGACAGTTTTCATGAAGTTTTGCTGGAAGCACAGACCATTCACGAATTGAGTGGGGGGCGATTCGATATTACGGTTTCGCCACTTGTCGATCTTTGGGGCTTCGGTCCGGAGGATAATGACAACCCACCAACGGATGCACAAATCAGAGCTGCCATGGCTGACGTCGGCCAGAGCACCCTTCTGGATGTCAAATCCGATCCGCCGATGGTACGCAAGAACAAACCGGGTGTCACGATCACGCTGGGCGCAATTGCCAAGGGATATAGCGCAGATTTGATCGGGCGCACTCTTGCGAAGCATGGCATTAAGAATTATCTCGTAGAGATAGGCGGTGACCTTATGGTTCATGGCCTGAACAGCATGGGCGAGCCTTGGCAGATCGGCATCGAAAAGCCTGACGAAGCTGGACGGTCCGTGCAACTAGTTCTCCCCGTCAGTGATATGGGTATCGCAACGTCGGGGGACTATCGCAATTTCTACTTCAATGATGAGGGGCAGCGCATGTCTCACATCATCGACCCGCTGACCGGGAGACCGGTTACACACAATCTCGCTTCGGTCACCGTGCTGGCTCCCGATGGCATGCGCGCCGACGGAATGGCAACGGCGCTTTTGGTGCTTGGCGAGAAGGACGGTCGCGCTCTGGCTGACAAGTTGGACATTCCGGCCTATTTCATTCGCCGCGAAGAAAGCGGATTTGTGACATCGAGCAGCAAGGCCTTTGATGCACTGATGGCGGCGAAAAAATGA
- a CDS encoding tautomerase family protein, which translates to MPHITLKIAQTCSDEKKKAFVDQMTRTMKELFDVPEEQLSIDFLEFTPSDWVELVYFDDVRPRIGSLLKEPGYEIVPA; encoded by the coding sequence ATGCCCCATATAACGCTTAAAATTGCGCAGACCTGTTCTGATGAGAAAAAGAAGGCATTTGTTGACCAGATGACCCGCACCATGAAAGAGCTTTTCGACGTTCCCGAAGAGCAGCTTTCCATTGATTTCCTTGAATTTACTCCGTCAGACTGGGTGGAGCTGGTCTATTTTGATGACGTTCGGCCGCGTATCGGGTCTCTGCTCAAGGAACCTGGCTATGAGATCGTCCCGGCGTGA
- the nqrM gene encoding (Na+)-NQR maturation NqrM, producing MATYLIVFGAFLVIVVGMSIGVMFKRKPIAGSCGGLNAISDADHCLICGSAVDKDSPLKERLHGECPRKKAAREKAEREAAMSAAE from the coding sequence ATGGCAACCTATCTTATCGTATTTGGAGCCTTTTTGGTCATTGTTGTTGGCATGTCCATTGGCGTCATGTTCAAGCGCAAACCGATTGCCGGCTCTTGTGGCGGCCTCAACGCAATTTCCGATGCGGATCATTGCCTGATCTGTGGCTCAGCCGTTGATAAGGATAGCCCGCTCAAGGAGCGCCTGCATGGGGAATGCCCTCGCAAGAAAGCGGCCCGCGAAAAGGCCGAGCGCGAAGCGGCCATGAGTGCTGCGGAATAA
- a CDS encoding DJ-1/PfpI family protein codes for MGMKIGILIFEDVEELDFVGPWEVFTMTNAVSIAKGEEPLFEMALIAPDVEPVTCAKGMRVLPDKTMADTDGLDVILVPGGQGTRREVNNPAIINWIAEIGQGAQWVTSVCTGSLLLTAAGLTKGKKITTHHGAVDLVKARPEKPDVRGEYRYVRDGNLVTSAGVSAGIDMSLWLVGEWYGPDFARAVQKAMQYDPVPPYSALT; via the coding sequence ATGGGTATGAAAATCGGGATATTGATATTCGAGGATGTTGAAGAGCTTGATTTTGTCGGGCCTTGGGAAGTGTTCACCATGACCAACGCCGTCAGCATCGCCAAAGGTGAGGAGCCCCTCTTCGAAATGGCGCTCATCGCGCCAGATGTCGAGCCAGTCACCTGCGCCAAGGGCATGCGGGTGTTGCCGGACAAGACGATGGCCGATACCGATGGTCTCGATGTGATTCTTGTGCCCGGTGGACAGGGAACCCGTCGCGAAGTGAATAATCCGGCCATCATCAACTGGATTGCCGAAATCGGTCAGGGGGCACAATGGGTGACCAGCGTCTGCACCGGTTCTCTTCTCCTCACCGCAGCTGGCCTGACCAAGGGTAAGAAAATCACCACCCATCACGGTGCCGTGGATCTGGTCAAGGCCCGACCGGAAAAACCTGATGTACGTGGTGAATATCGCTATGTGCGCGATGGCAATCTGGTGACCAGCGCGGGCGTTTCCGCTGGTATCGACATGAGCCTTTGGCTCGTGGGCGAGTGGTATGGCCCCGATTTTGCGCGCGCCGTACAAAAGGCCATGCAGTATGATCCGGTTCCGCCTTATTCGGCGCTGACCTGA
- a CDS encoding Na(+)-translocating NADH-quinone reductase subunit A: protein MKLKKGLDLPITGAPVQTIHEGPKITKVAVNGRDFIGLKPKMLVAEGDKVKKGQPLFLHKASEDVVYVAPGGGTVTAINRGARRVLETIVIALDEVEEEITFESTPAEQLSALPRENVQKRLYESGQWTYLKTRPFSYVPEQGTVPHSIFVTAMDTNPLAADPAVIIGENAAAFSAGVDVLSNLTDGHVYVCHAPDDKMPGVTSEKVVFESFAGPHPAGLAGTHIHFLDPVNAEKTVWSIGYADVIAIGNLFTTGKIDTNRTIALCGPLASNPRLVKTRVGASTDELTAGEIEIGINCRVVSGSILSGTNAEDQFAFLSRSATQLTLMEEDTKQRILGWGYPSNNYWSFTNVHLSSLLGAGKKFAFGTNQRGGRRAMVPFGSYEQVVPLDILPTQLLKALLTLDTDLAQNLGALELEEEDLALCTFICHSKYEYGEALRANLFKIEKEG, encoded by the coding sequence ATGAAGCTAAAAAAAGGATTGGATCTGCCGATAACAGGCGCTCCTGTCCAGACCATTCATGAGGGGCCAAAGATAACGAAGGTGGCTGTGAATGGTCGGGACTTCATCGGCCTGAAGCCCAAGATGCTGGTCGCGGAAGGAGACAAAGTCAAGAAGGGGCAACCGCTCTTCTTGCACAAAGCTTCCGAAGACGTGGTCTATGTGGCTCCAGGAGGCGGAACCGTTACGGCAATCAATCGTGGTGCACGGCGAGTGCTTGAGACCATTGTGATTGCACTGGATGAGGTGGAAGAAGAGATCACCTTCGAGTCGACTCCTGCAGAACAGTTGAGCGCCCTCCCGCGCGAAAATGTCCAGAAGCGTCTCTATGAAAGTGGGCAGTGGACCTATCTCAAGACAAGGCCATTCTCATATGTGCCTGAACAAGGGACAGTCCCGCATTCCATCTTTGTCACAGCGATGGACACCAACCCGCTTGCTGCTGATCCTGCCGTTATTATCGGCGAGAATGCAGCGGCCTTCAGCGCTGGTGTCGATGTTCTGTCCAATCTGACAGACGGTCACGTTTATGTTTGCCATGCTCCGGACGATAAGATGCCCGGTGTAACCTCTGAGAAGGTCGTCTTCGAATCCTTCGCAGGTCCGCATCCGGCCGGTCTGGCTGGGACGCACATTCATTTTCTCGATCCCGTGAATGCAGAAAAGACCGTGTGGTCCATCGGCTATGCAGATGTGATCGCCATCGGCAATCTTTTCACGACAGGCAAGATCGACACCAACCGTACCATCGCGCTTTGTGGTCCTCTGGCCAGCAACCCGCGTTTGGTCAAAACACGCGTCGGTGCTTCCACTGATGAACTGACGGCTGGCGAAATCGAAATCGGCATCAATTGTCGTGTCGTTTCCGGTTCCATTCTGTCGGGGACGAACGCTGAAGACCAGTTCGCTTTCCTCTCCCGTTCGGCAACCCAGCTGACATTGATGGAAGAAGACACCAAACAGCGCATTCTGGGGTGGGGCTATCCTTCCAACAACTATTGGTCCTTCACCAACGTCCATCTTTCCTCGCTGCTTGGCGCGGGCAAGAAATTTGCCTTCGGAACCAACCAGCGCGGTGGACGGCGTGCCATGGTTCCCTTCGGCAGCTATGAGCAGGTTGTGCCTCTGGACATTCTGCCAACCCAGTTGCTCAAGGCGCTTCTGACGCTGGATACCGATCTCGCCCAGAATTTGGGGGCTTTGGAGCTGGAGGAAGAAGATCTGGCCCTTTGCACCTTCATCTGTCACTCGAAATATGAGTATGGCGAAGCTCTGCGAGCCAATCTCTTCAAAATCGAAAAAGAGGGCTAA